From the genome of Corallococcus macrosporus DSM 14697:
TGGCAGCAGTCCTTCTACGGCCGCGCCAACGCGAGCTGGGCGCTCACGCCCACGCAGACGTTGCGGCTCGCCTTCGCGCCCACCCTCTCCCGCCGCACCGGCGAGGAGCGGCGGCTGGCCAGCCCCAGTGACGCGGACCCGCTCTCCGCGGACCGGGACATCCTCACCGCCGTCACTGGCCTGGAGTACCAGCTCAACGCCTTCAACGACGCGCTGGAGCTGATTGTCTTCGCCAAGGACTACCTCTACGCGGCCCGGGCCCAGCAGCTTCAACCCACCGGCGCGTGGCTGAGCAAGGACCGCGACCTGCATCAGCTCGGCGGCGGCGCGGCCATCCGGCTGCGCGTGGCCGAGCCCATCTACGTCAAGGTCAGCTACGAGCGCGCCACGCGGCTGCCGCGCATGGACGAGCTGTTCGGCAACGGCGTCCTCGTCCGGGAGAACCTGGACCTGGCGCCGGAGACCAGCCACAACGTGAACGCGGGCCTGGCCACCGCGCCCCTGCGCACCCGGCTGGGCGTGTTCCGGGGAGAGCTGAACGGCTTCGCCCGGCTCGCGCAGGACCTCATCATGCTCGCCGGCAGGGAGCGCGACTGGACGTACCAGAACGTCTACGGGGCGCGGGCGCTGGGCATCGAGGGCGCGACGGGCTGGAGCGCTCCAGGCGGCTGGCTGCACGTGGACGCCAACGCCACCTTCCAGGACATCCGCAACACGTCCAGCCAGGGCACCTTCGGCGCCTTCGAGGGGCAGCGGCTGCCCAACCGGCCCTGGCTCCTCTTCAACGCCACCGCGCGCCTGTCGCTGCGGGGCGTGGCCACCGCGGAGGACGAGCTGTCCCCCTTCTGGACCGCGCGCTACGTCCACGGCTTCTTCCGCAACTGGGGCGGCCTGGGCGCGGCCGGCACGAAGGAGACCATCGACAGCCAGTTCGCCCAGGCCGCGGGGGTTGGCTACAAGGTCCGCCTCAACGGCTTCTCGCTGGGCCTCAGCACCGAGCTGGACAACCTCACCGACGCGAGGCTGTTCGACTTCTTCGGCGTCCAGCGGCCCGGCCGCTCGGGCTGGCTCAAGGCCACCGTGGAGTACTGAAGCACGGCGCCGCCCGCGTCATGCACACGCGGGCGGCACCGGGGACGGCGGGCTCAGCGCACCTTCACGAACTGGTAGGCCCAGCCCAGCGTCTCGAAGCGCTTCACCGCGGTGCCGTTGCCGTTCAGCTCCCACACGGCGGTGGACGCGTAGTCCGCGGTGGGCAGCAGCAGGAAGGTCCGCCCCTCGATGGTGAAGGCGTAGTAGCCGCCCGCAATCCAATCCAGGCCTTCAATGGGCGCGCCCTCGCCCGTCTCCACGTTCACCTGCCACAGCTTCCAGTGCATGCCGTTGGTGACGTCGGCCGCCGTCGGCGCCTCGCTCAGCGTCGGGCTGTCGTCATGGAAGGCCGCCACCACGCCCACGTTGTTGCCCAGGTACCGGAACGCCGCCGTCTGGCGCCCGCCCACCATGGACGACAGCGAGTGCTCCCAGTCCCCGTCAATGGCGCGCGTGTTCGCATTGAAGCGCACCGCGCAGGTCTCCGGGGCGGTGTCGTCCACCACGGGCGCGCCCGCGCTGAACACCCAGTTGCTGAAGTAGATGTTGCCGTTCTCGTCCTTCGTGGCCACGTCCAGGCCCGGGCACGGCGCCTCCAGCAGCTCCACCAGGCTGTCATCCGCGTGGGAGTAGACGGCAATCTGCGAGCTGGGGGAGAAGCGGTAGTAGTTGGCGTCCGTCCAGTAGAAGGGCTGGAACGAGTAGCCGCCATGCGCCACCACGCCGCGGTCGAAGCTGGCCTTCACCACCAGCCCGTCGCGCTCCGTCACCAGCCCCGGCGACTCCACCGGGCCGGAGATGGTCATCGCCTCCGGGTTCCACACGATGCGCCGGGACTCCTCCAACTGCATGTACGCGGACGTCCCGTCCACGAAGTGGTTGTGGTACAGCGGCGCCGTCGTCAGGCCATAGTTGGCGAAGCTGATACGCCCCGACTCCTGGAAGCGCCCGCTGTCGAACACCGTGTACCGGGTGAGCTCGGGCGCCTCGCCCGCGCCGACGAAGAGCTTGCCGTCCACGGCGCCAATCGTCGCGAAGCCGGAGTGCTCGCTCGCCTGCTCCAGGTCGATGCTCGTCACGTCGAGCGAGTTGAACACGCTCACGTACGTGGCCGAGCCGGACTGCCCGAAGACGGACGTGGCCAGGCTGTACACCGGCCCGGTCTCCGTCTCATCGGGGGTCGGCGTGGGCTCCGGGTCCGACGAGCCGCACGCGGTCAGCGAGGCCGCGAGGAGGATGAGGGACGAGGTGGATGCAGTCGCCAGACAGCTGCGCTTGCGCATGGGCTTCTCCAAGAAGGGTACAGCGTGGTCTCAGGCGGGCACCGCGGCGGGCATCGCCGTCGGGGCCTTCTTCTGAAGTCGGGAGATGGCGTGGCCCGCGCCGGCCAGCAGCGCCGCGAGCAGGAAGAGCCCCAGCTCGGTCGCGAGCACGAACGCGGAGTCCGCGGTCAGGGGGAGCCGCTGCATCCGGGCCGCGTCGATGAAGGGCACGGCGAAGAGCCCCGCGCTGGCGAGGAGGAGCAGGCGCTGGGCGGACCCGGCGGGAGCGCCGCCCACCCACGCGAAGGCCACGCACAGCGCCCAGGCCACGAAGAAGGCGGCGTGCTCCCACCGGGGACGGTCCGCCAGCTCCGCGGGCACCAGTTGGTTCGCCAGGAAGAGCACCGCCACCGCCACCGGGAGCCCGGCGCACACGCCCGACGTCAGCTTCGCGAGCACGGTGTCGAAGCGGCTCTTGCCCTGCAGGCGCCGCCGCTCCAGCCAGAGCAGGTTGCCCGCGAGGATGCCGAACGCCATCAGCCAGGAGAGCAGCGCGTAGAGCACCTTCGCGGGGAAGCCGGCCCAGGTCGCGAAGTGCAGCCCGTACAGCGGGTCCATCACCTGCGTGTAGAGCGTGCCGCCGCCCGTCTCCCGCGACCAGAGGACCTCACCGTCACGTGCCACCCGCAGGTGCGTGAAGGCGTGCAGCGAGCCCTCCATCTCTCCCGGAAGATGGACCGTGCCGTTGGCGTCGCCCAGGTGGTCGAAGAAGAACCAGCTGTGCTCCGACTGGGGGAAGCGCGCCTTGGCCAGCGCCAGCGCCTGGGCCAGGTCGGGAGGGCCGCCGGGCTGTCCGGAGGGCGCGGGCGGCGTGGGCCAGTCCACGGCCACCTCGATGGCGTTCGCGTCACCGTCCAGCGCGGAGGACACCACCGCCGGCGAGTACCAGTCCGACAGGCAGAGGATTCCGCCGGTGAGGGCGAAGACGAAGAGGAAGGGCGAGCTGATGACGCCAATCACCTTGTGCGCGTCCGACCAGAGCGCCCGGCGTGACGTCTCCGGGCGGAACTGCACCAACTCCCGCGCCAGCCGCCCCAGTTGGAGGAGCACGCCGGTGACGACGAGCAGCAGCAGCACCCCGGAGGCGATTCCCGCCAGGTACTTGCCGAAGGGCAGCGGCTCCAGGAAGTGCATCGCGTTGAGGAACTCGCCCAGGTCGCTGCGCTCGCCGAGCTGCTGGCCGGACACCGGGTCCAACCAGGTGGAGTGGATGGCGCCGTCGGGCGACATGCGCCACAGCCGCATCCAGGGCTCCTCGGCGGTGGGCAGGGAGATGCCGAACCAGAGGGGCTTCGCCGCGGTCTCCGCCTCCGCCAGCGTCTGGGCCAGTTGGACGGCCTGCGCCTCCGGCACCGCGATGGGCGCCCGGAACGTGGGCTCCTGCCACGGCGCCAGCTCCTCCGCGAAGAGCGCGAAGGAGCCCAGGAAGAAGAGCACGAAGAGAATCAGTGACGACAGCACGCCCGCCCAGGCGTGCGCGTCCCAGAGGATGGAGTACGACCGGGGAGACAGCTTCACGTGAGCACCAGGATGACCGACGACACCACCGCCACCAGCGCCGAGCCCGCCCAGGCCCGCGCGCCGCTCCGGGCCAGCAGCGCCAGACACGCCGCGGCGGCCATGGCCGGCAACGCGACGAGGTAGGCGAGCAGGTACCGGACGTCCAGGGAGGCGGGCAGCACCGCCGCCAGCGCCAGCGTCGCCAGCACCGCGGCCGCGGGCGCCACCGTCACCGCGGCGCTGATGCGCGCCGCGCCATGTTCATGCTTCTGAGCCATCAGCGCGTCCCCACCCAGGCCAGCACCAGCCCCACCGCGCTGAGCGGCACCGCCCACCGCGTGGCGCGCGGCCACAGCGGCCCACACAGCGCCAGCACCGGCGTGGCCAGCATCACCACCACCGTGGCCGTCGTCAGCCCCACGCCGGGCCCCTGCGCCTTCACGCCCACGGCCACGCCCACCAGGCACGCCACGGCGCCCACGCCGCGCGCCCACCCACGGTGACGCGTCAGGACGCTCTGGGGAGCGCGGGCCGTGACGGACAGGAGCACGGCGATGCCCAGCAGGATGAGCAGGGTCGAGACCGCCATGTTCTCCTCGGAACAAAGCGCTACTGAGAATCACTCTCAATATCGGAACAAGGCCATATGAAACCCGGCCGCGTGACGATGTCAAGGCATGCGCTCAGACGAGGAAGGCGCGCTGGCTCGGCATACCGCGCACAGCGGGACGGAGCCGCGCGAGGCCCCGTCCCGCGGTGTCACCCTCCGTCAGGGCTGGGCGGTGGGCCGGACGATGATTTCGTTCACGTCCACGTCGTCGGGCTGCTCGATGGCGAAGGCGATGCTCCGGGCAATGGCCTCGGGTGGAATCGCCACCTTCCGGTACTCGCGCATGGCCTCGCGCGCGCCCGGGTCGGAGATGGTGTCGGCCAGCTCGGACGTCGTCACGCCCGGTGAAATGACGGTGACCCGGATGTCACCGCCGACCTCCTGGCGCAGCCCCTCGGAGAGGGCGATGACGGCGTACTTGGTCGCGCAGTACACGGCGGCCGTGGGCACCACCAGGTGGCCGCCAATGGAGGAGACGTTGATGAACTGGCCGGAGCGCTGCGCCTTCAGGATGGGCAGCCCCGCGGCGATGCCGTGCAGGACGCCGCGGAGGTTGACGTCAATCATCCGGTCCCACTCGTCGACCTTGAGCTCGTCCAGCCTGGACAGCGGCATCACGCCCGCGTTGTTGATGATGACGTCGATGCGGCCGTGCTCGGCGCGGGCGAAGTCCATGAAGGACGCCACGTCCTCCCGCTTCGTGACGTCCAGCTTCCGGTAGCGCGCGGAGCCGCCCTCCGCGTGAATGGCGGCCACCAGGACTTCCAGCCGGTCCGTCCGGCGCGCGCCCAGCACGACGTGCGCCCCGCGCCGCGCGAGCAGGCGAGCGGTCGCCTCCCCGATTCCGCTGCTCGCTCCGGTGATGGCAACGACCTTTCCTTCAATTCCAGACATGTGGATGCGCCTCGTGACTGCGATGTGGATGAGCGCAATCTGCGCGCTGGCGCCCCGCGAGCAGTACGCCAATGCTGCCGGGTTCTTGCCCAATCCTGCACGGATGGGTGAATCCCCCTGCCCCGGCGGCAGGGGCGGCGTACGCTCCACCCCACGATGCTGGCACTCCCCTCCTCCTCCCCTCCGGCCGAGCTGGCACGCCTGATGGAGAGGCACACGCCCGCGGACGGCATCCACCCGACGGCCATCCCGCGCGTGTTCCTGATTCGCGCCGCCCGGCCGAGCGAGCCGCTGCATGCCTTGCATGAACCTGCGCTGTGCATCGTCGCGCAGGGCCGCAAACAGGTCCTGCTCGCCGACGAGCTCTTCGTCTACGGCCCGGAGCAGTGCCTGGTCGTCTCCGTGGACCTCCCCGTCACGGGGCAGGTCATCGAGGCCACGCCCAGGTCGCCATACCTGTGCCTCCGCGTGGACCTGGACCCGGGGCAGCTCAGCGCCGTGATGCTGGAGGCCGCGCTGGAGCCCTCCGGCCCCAAGCCGCGGGGGCCGGGCATGTCGTTGAGTCCGGCCGAGCCGGCCCTGCTCGATGCGGCCACGCGGCTCGTGCGCCTCCTGGACTCGCCCCGGGACATCTCCTTCCTGGCGCCCCTCTTCATCCGGGAGATGGTGTACCGGCTGCTGGCGAGCGACCACGGCGCGCGCCTGCGGCACATCGCGCTGGCCGGAGAGCGGCTGGACTCCGTCAACCGGGCCATCACCTGGCTCAAGCACCACTACACGGAGCCGCTGCGCATCGAGCAGCTCGCGCGCGTGGCGCACATGAGCACCTCCGCGCTCCACCACCACTTCAAGAGCCTCACCGCCATGAGCCCGCTCCAGTACCAGAAGCACCTGCGCCTCCAGGAGGCGCGGCGGCTGATGCTGGGGCAGGCGCTGGACGCGGCCTCGGCGGGACACTCCGTGGGCTATGAGAGCCCGTCCCAGTTCAACCGGGAGTACAGCCGCCTGTTCGGCGCGCCGCCCGCGCGGGACATCTCCCGGCTGCGTGGCACGCTCCAGGGGCACGCCCAGCGGGCCAATGCGTCAACTTGACGCACACGCCCCGGCCACCGCCGGGGTATGACGAGCCGGTGTCCACCGCGCCGACCCACGCAGGTGCGCCGCCCGACACCCTGGGCTCGCGCCCGCCGCGCTCCACCTTCCAGCGCTCGCCCGAGGACATGGCGGCGCGGCTGTCCTCCAGCGACATCGCGCTCGGCTGGCTGGTCCGCCTGCGCTGGCACGCCGTCACCGGCCAGGCGCTGACGGTGGGTGTCGCGGCGCGGGGGCTGGGGCTGGCGCTCCCCGTGACGCCGCTGCTGGCCCTGGTGGCCATGACGGCGGTGTCCAACCTGCTGCTGGCGCTCTGGCTCCGCCGCGAGCCCGAGGTCCGCCCCGGGCTGCTGGGCGCCGTGCTCGCGTTCGACACCGTGCTGCTCACCGGCCTGCTCGCGCTGTCCGGAGGGCCGGCCAACCCGTTCAGCATGCTGTACCTCGTCCACGTGACGCTGGCGGCCATCGTGCTGGGGCCCCGCTGGACGGTGCTCATCGCGCTGCTGTCCGTGCTGGGCGCCTCCAGCCTCTTCGCCTTCCACGTCCCGCTGCCGGACTCGGTGAATCCGCCGGGTGCCCACGGCCTGGACTCGCTCCACGTCGTGGGCATGTGGGTCGCCTTCACGCTCACCGCGCTCATCATCGCCTTCGTCGTGGCCCGCGTGGCCGCCGCGCTGAGGAACAGGCAGGCCGCGCTGGCGCGCACGCAGCGGCTGGCGGCGCGCGCGGAGAAGCTGGCGTCGCTGTCCACGCTGGCGGCCGGCGCGGCGCACGAGCTGAGCACGCCGCTGGGCACCATCGCCATCGCGGCCAATGAGCTGGACGCGCTCATCCTGGAGGCCCCCCAGGAAGCCCTGGAGGACGCCCGCCTCATCCGGGACGAGGTGGAGCGCTGCCGGGACATCCTGGAGCGCATGAGCGCCCGCGCCGGCCAGACGCTGGGCGAGGTGCCCGAACAGACGACGCCGGGCGACGTGCTCGCGCGCATCCAGGAACAGCTCGGCGCCGCCGACCAGGCCCGCCTCCGGCTCGAGCCCGGCCCAAACCAGCCCTTCTGGTGTCCCGTGCGGGGACTGGTGCAGGTGCTGACGAACCTGGTGCGCAACGGGCTGCAGGCCAGCGAAGGCGCCCAGGCGCCTGTCGTGGTGTCCGCGCACCGCGAGACGGACCGCCTGCGCTTCGTCGTGGAGGACCAGGGCACCGGCATCCCCCGCGAGCTGCTACCCCGGCTGGGCGAGCCCTTCTTCACCACCAAGCCCGCGGGCCAGGGCATGGGCCTGGGTCTGTTCCTCACCCAGACCTACGCCGAGCTGTGTGGAGGCCGCCTGGAGCTCAGCTCCGAGGAGGGCCAGGGGACGCGCGCGACGCTGGAGCTGCCGCTGCGGAGGGAGCCGGTCCATGTCACCGTCACCGGCTGAGGCCTCCGCCACGGTGCTCGTCGTCGACGACGACGAGCGCTTCCGCGAACGCCTGGTGCGCGCCTTCGTGCGGCACGGCTTCCAGGCCCAGGGCGCGGCCACCACGCAGGCGGCGCTCGGGGCCGCGCGGACGCTGCGCCCGCGCTACGCCGTGGTCGACCTGCGCCTGCCCGACGGCTCCGGCCTGGAGCTGGTGCGCGAGCTGAAGGCGCTGGACGCGAACACCACCGTCGTGGTGCTGACGGGCTACGGCAGCATCGCCACGGCGGTGGAGGCCGTGCGGCGAGGCGCCACGCACTACCTGGCCAAGCCCGCGGACGTGGACGACATCCTGCTCGCCTTCGCGGGCGCCACCCTCCCCTCCGGGCAGGAGGCCGCGCTCACCCACGAGGTGCCCTCACTGGCGCGCGCGGAGTGGGAGCACATCCAGCGGGTGCTGGCCGACTGTGGGGGCAACATCTCCCAGGCCGCCCGGCTCCTGCGCATCCAACGGCGCAGCCTGCAACGCAAGCTGGCCAAGTACCCCGTTCCCAAGTGAGCGCCGCGGGGTGCGTCAGCAAGACGCACGAAACGCGGCGGCCAGCCCTGTAGGGTGAAGGTGTCAGGAGGTCCGATGTCCGCGCCACGCTGGAGTGCGCTGCTGCTCAGCATCACGTTGTCCGCCGGAGGGTGCACCAAGACGCCCACCGACGCGGGCTGGAAGGAAGCCGATGGGGGCATCCAGTGCCGGGGGCTCGAGCACCTGGCATGCACGGGCCTCTACGGCGAGGGCGGCACGGGCTGGGCCACCAAGGCGCTTCCGCCCGAGGTCCGCCCCTACGAGCCCGGCCTCCAGCTCTGGAGCGACGGGCTGGACAAGGCGCGCTTCATCTACCTGCCGCCCGGCACGCAGGTGGACACGTCCAAGAGCGACGAGTGGCGCTTCCCGGTGGGCACGAAGCTCTGGAAGGAGTTCAGTTGGAAGGGGCGGCGCATCGAGACGCGCTTCCTCTGGAAACGCCCCAAGGGAGGCTGGCTGCGCACCACCTACCGGTGGAGCGACGACGGGAAGACGGCGCTCGAGTTGACCGGCGGCGAGAGGGACGTGCCCGGCACGGAGGGCTACGAAATCCCCAGCCAACTGGCCTGCCAGTCCTGTCACAAGGGGCGCGGCGACGAGGTGCTCGGCTTCGAGGCCATCGCGCTGGCGCATGACGGCGCCCGCGGCCTCACGCTGGCGAAGCTGGTGGAGGAGGGACGCCTGAGCCATCCCCCCGCGAAGGCGCCCCGCATCCCTGGCACGCCGGCGGAGCAGGCCGCCCTGGGCTACCTGCACATGAACTGCGGCGTGTCATGCCACAGCGACAACCGCATGGCGCTGGGCAGCGGCTCCGGCCTGCACCTGCGCCTGGAAGCGGAGGAGCTTGGCACCGTGCAGGCGACGGACACCTGGCGCACGTCCGTGAATGTGAAGGCCTTCGTCCAGACGGGGGGCCTGTTCGGAGAAACCTCGCAGCGCGTCGCCCCGGGCGACGTCAAACGCAGCTCGCTGCTCCACCGCATGAGCCAGCGCGGGGACGCCCTCCAGATGCCGCCGCTGGGCACCCGCGTGGTGGACGAACAGGGCCGGGCGCTCATCCAGCGTTGGATTGAGGCGATGCCCGCGAAGAAGGAAGGGTAGGCGCCCATGCTCTATTCAGTGGTGTTGCTCCTCCACTCCTGGCTGCGCTGGGCGGTGGTGGTGGTGGGCGTGCTCGCGCTGGTGAAGGCGCTGCTCGGGTGGGCGCGCGGAAAGGCTTGGACGCCGGGCGACCGCGGGCTCCAGCTCGCCTTCGTCTCCGCCTTCGACCTCCAGATGCTGCTGGGGATGACGCTCTATTTCGCGCTCAGCCCCATCACCCCGCGGAGCCTGGACGCGCTGAAGACGAGCATGTCCGTGGGCCACCTGCGATTCTTCGGACTGGAGCACCCGCTGCTGATGCTCCTGGCCCTGACAGCGGCGCATGCGGCCTCCGCGATGACGCGGCGGGAGGCCCCCTCCCGGACCCGGCACCGCACCTGGGCCGTGGGGCTCCTGCTGGCCATGCTGTTCGTCGCCATGGCCATTCCCTGGCCCGGCCTGTCCCACGGCCGGCCCCTGCTCCGGGGGTTCTAACGTGTGGCGCGCCTCAGCCCGGAGAGCGAGGCACGCCCCTGCGTCTGACTAGGCTTTCACCCATTTGCTCTGAAGGACGTCCCAGCGCATCTCCTTGCCCTGGAGCGGCTCGGCCTGGTTGCTCGCGAAGCTCCCCGTCTCCTTCACGTTCACGCAGCCGATGGCCTGCAGATAGGCGATACAGTCCTTGGTGAACTGATTGGACTGGTCGTGGTTGTGGGCCCCCATGGCGCCATACATCTTCGAGCTGCCAGGACCGTCGTAGGTGAAGTTCTGCACGTAGTACAAAGGCATGTCAGTCGCTCCCCTGAAGGCATTCGTTGCCCTCAGGACTATCGCACCTTCCGTCCTCCCCGTGAAAGTCCACCCGGAGGGCCCCCCTGTGCGGCAGCCCTCCAGCGCCGCGTCAGGCCTTCAACGCCGCCACCAGGTCGCCCGCGGCCAGGCGGGTGACGTCCTGCGCGGAGGTATGGCGAAAGCGCAGCGCGTAGCCTTCACTGCCGGCAGGGAGCGCGGGCATGTCCTCCTGCCCCGCGAAGAACGTGGGCGCCGTGCCGGGCATGAAGCGAGGAGCGGTGGCGTCCGCTTCCATGGCCCGCACCCGCCGCAGGAAGCCGGCGGTGTCCTCGTCAGCGGCCCGCTTCAGGACGGACACGAAGCCATCCCGGCGCCGGACCTGCACCGTGCGGCTGCGCGCGGCGGCATGGAGGCAGGCCAGCTCCCAGAGCGTGGGACGGGCACCGGAGCCGAAATAGGCCAGGGTGTCCTTGCCCAGGTGCGCGAGCTCGCCCCGCGACCTGCGCACGCTCTGGAAGCCATCCTCGGGAGGGACCTTCACGTCCACCCAGCGGAGCTGCTTCTCGGCGAGGTCGATGACCAGCGGCACCGAAATCTTCGCGCTCCCTTGCAGGTCGAAGCGCTGCTCCACCGCGCGAGCATCGAAGTGCGGTCCGCCCTCCCCGTCCCGGACCATGAAGCCCGCGAACGCGTCCTCCATCCGGTCGAACGAGACGCTGTTGAAGGAGAACACCACCGGGATGGCGTAGCGCACGCCCCGCGCCAGCAGCCGCGGCGCATGGACATCCAGGAACTCGGCGCCGCCCAGCGGCAGCGGCCCGGACGTGACGTCCCCCGAATGCACCGCGGCGTCGTCCTCCAGGCGCAGGTTCGTGAAGTCACACAGGTCCACCAACCACCAGTCCTTGTCGTAGAAGGCCACCGACAGGTCCAGGTCCACCCGGACGCCCTTGGGCTCCGTCCAGTGGACGAAGAAGCGCAAGGTCTTCCCTTCCGGCAGCGGCAGCACGCTTCCACGCGGAACCGCCACGAGCGCCCGGGAGGCCGTCTTCTCCGCCAGCGGCACGAGCAGGTCGCCCAGGGACTCGTCGAGCACGGCTCGAGGAAAGGACGGGAGGGCTTCCGCCCGGCGCAGCAGCTCCCGCTCCAGCGGCGCCACCAACTGGCCAATGACGTCACCGGGGAGCAAGGGACGCCGGTCCTCCATGCCCCAGGCGTGGGTGGCTTCGCCCTTGGGGAAGAACACGCGCCGTGCGAACGGCTGGTGCCGCTGACGCAGGTGCGCCACGAGAGTGAGCAACAGCCCCGGCGCGGCCCGAGGCAGCACGGCGTCGAGCGCCGCGAGCAACTCCGGGGCGAGCGAGGCGGAGCCCGACTGCGCCACGGACAGGCGGCTCACATGGTCCAACCGGCGCAGCAGCTCGCCGGGCCGCTGCCGCAGCAGCCGCAGCGCGCCGCGGACATCTCGGCGCTCCAGCGCCATCTCGACCTGCGAGGCCCAGGAATAGAAGGAGAGGCGGAGCCCTCCGTCGACTTCCACTCGGCCGAAGGCCGCCGGGTGCTCGCGGGCCAGCGCCAGCGCCGCCGCGCCGAACGGCGTCTCCGGCACCAACACCGTCTCACGCAGAACGGCGAACGCGAGCGCGACCTTCGGATGGCGCGGCCACTCCTCGAAGACGTGCAGGAGCTTCGCCTGGGCCTTCCACAGGTCCCGGTGGCGCCGGAGGTCCTCGGTGAGATTCAACAGGGAGAGGCCTTCCAACATCCGCAGCACGGCGCGCCGGACCGGACGCGGAGGGCTCTTCAGGGGCACCTTGGCGGTGAGGTCGGGATTGCCGCCCGCCCACGCGACGAGCACCCGGAGCACATCCGTGGCCGTCTTCACATGGGCCGCGGCGCTGGCCAGCACGTCGCCCGCCGTCCGGGCATCCCGAAGCAGGGTCCCCATGACGCACGCCAGCGTCTCCTTCACCGGGATGCGCGGCGGGAGCCACTCCAGGATGCGCACACCGAAGGAAGAGACGAACATCTGCAACAACATCGTCTCGCGCGGATGCAACACCGAGGACCGGGACACCAGGCGCCGCAGCACCTGACTCGCCGCGGCCTCCGGGTCGGTGCCCAGCGACAGCCGCGTCAGCCGGCCGGCGGTCTGCTGATACAAGAACCCGGTGTCCTTGAGCTCCGTGGGCTTGAGGAACGGCTCCGACGGCGACAGGCGGCGGTGGCAGATGGGACACGCGCTGTAGTCGTGCCCATTGAAACACCGCTCGCAGACCAGATGGGCACACGGTGACAGCGCCCGCACCGTGCCCTGCGCACCACAGTGGATGCACGGCTGTTCGGGGGACTGAAACAACCACCCCAGCATCCGCTGCACGTACAGGTGCTGGGTGTCGTGCGGCACGCTCTCGGGGAAGTTCCGGAACAAGGGGACGAAGGGCCGGTTCGAGCCCAGGAGCGCCGCGCAGTTGTCGTAGATGAAGCGGCCGGACGCCGCCATGACCTCGGTGGGCAGCGCGAGCAGCGCCTCCCTCAGCTTGCCATCCAGCGTGTAGCCCACCCCCGCGAGGTCCGCCTCCAGGGCCTCCAGGCCCTGCTCCCGCGCCTGCGTGTCACCACTGGGAGCGAGCCCCGAGGGGAGGAAGACAAGCCCCGTGGTCCGGAGC
Proteins encoded in this window:
- a CDS encoding MxcI; its protein translation is MRKRSCLATASTSSLILLAASLTACGSSDPEPTPTPDETETGPVYSLATSVFGQSGSATYVSVFNSLDVTSIDLEQASEHSGFATIGAVDGKLFVGAGEAPELTRYTVFDSGRFQESGRISFANYGLTTAPLYHNHFVDGTSAYMQLEESRRIVWNPEAMTISGPVESPGLVTERDGLVVKASFDRGVVAHGGYSFQPFYWTDANYYRFSPSSQIAVYSHADDSLVELLEAPCPGLDVATKDENGNIYFSNWVFSAGAPVVDDTAPETCAVRFNANTRAIDGDWEHSLSSMVGGRQTAAFRYLGNNVGVVAAFHDDSPTLSEAPTAADVTNGMHWKLWQVNVETGEGAPIEGLDWIAGGYYAFTIEGRTFLLLPTADYASTAVWELNGNGTAVKRFETLGWAYQFVKVR
- a CDS encoding AraC family transcriptional regulator codes for the protein MERHTPADGIHPTAIPRVFLIRAARPSEPLHALHEPALCIVAQGRKQVLLADELFVYGPEQCLVVSVDLPVTGQVIEATPRSPYLCLRVDLDPGQLSAVMLEAALEPSGPKPRGPGMSLSPAEPALLDAATRLVRLLDSPRDISFLAPLFIREMVYRLLASDHGARLRHIALAGERLDSVNRAITWLKHHYTEPLRIEQLARVAHMSTSALHHHFKSLTAMSPLQYQKHLRLQEARRLMLGQALDAASAGHSVGYESPSQFNREYSRLFGAPPARDISRLRGTLQGHAQRANAST
- a CDS encoding PepSY-associated TM helix domain-containing protein, coding for MKLSPRSYSILWDAHAWAGVLSSLILFVLFFLGSFALFAEELAPWQEPTFRAPIAVPEAQAVQLAQTLAEAETAAKPLWFGISLPTAEEPWMRLWRMSPDGAIHSTWLDPVSGQQLGERSDLGEFLNAMHFLEPLPFGKYLAGIASGVLLLLVVTGVLLQLGRLARELVQFRPETSRRALWSDAHKVIGVISSPFLFVFALTGGILCLSDWYSPAVVSSALDGDANAIEVAVDWPTPPAPSGQPGGPPDLAQALALAKARFPQSEHSWFFFDHLGDANGTVHLPGEMEGSLHAFTHLRVARDGEVLWSRETGGGTLYTQVMDPLYGLHFATWAGFPAKVLYALLSWLMAFGILAGNLLWLERRRLQGKSRFDTVLAKLTSGVCAGLPVAVAVLFLANQLVPAELADRPRWEHAAFFVAWALCVAFAWVGGAPAGSAQRLLLLASAGLFAVPFIDAARMQRLPLTADSAFVLATELGLFLLAALLAGAGHAISRLQKKAPTAMPAAVPA
- a CDS encoding response regulator transcription factor, with translation MSPSPAEASATVLVVDDDERFRERLVRAFVRHGFQAQGAATTQAALGAARTLRPRYAVVDLRLPDGSGLELVRELKALDANTTVVVLTGYGSIATAVEAVRRGATHYLAKPADVDDILLAFAGATLPSGQEAALTHEVPSLARAEWEHIQRVLADCGGNISQAARLLRIQRRSLQRKLAKYPVPK
- a CDS encoding SDR family oxidoreductase; the protein is MSGIEGKVVAITGASSGIGEATARLLARRGAHVVLGARRTDRLEVLVAAIHAEGGSARYRKLDVTKREDVASFMDFARAEHGRIDVIINNAGVMPLSRLDELKVDEWDRMIDVNLRGVLHGIAAGLPILKAQRSGQFINVSSIGGHLVVPTAAVYCATKYAVIALSEGLRQEVGGDIRVTVISPGVTTSELADTISDPGAREAMREYRKVAIPPEAIARSIAFAIEQPDDVDVNEIIVRPTAQP
- a CDS encoding ATP-binding protein, with amino-acid sequence MSTAPTHAGAPPDTLGSRPPRSTFQRSPEDMAARLSSSDIALGWLVRLRWHAVTGQALTVGVAARGLGLALPVTPLLALVAMTAVSNLLLALWLRREPEVRPGLLGAVLAFDTVLLTGLLALSGGPANPFSMLYLVHVTLAAIVLGPRWTVLIALLSVLGASSLFAFHVPLPDSVNPPGAHGLDSLHVVGMWVAFTLTALIIAFVVARVAAALRNRQAALARTQRLAARAEKLASLSTLAAGAAHELSTPLGTIAIAANELDALILEAPQEALEDARLIRDEVERCRDILERMSARAGQTLGEVPEQTTPGDVLARIQEQLGAADQARLRLEPGPNQPFWCPVRGLVQVLTNLVRNGLQASEGAQAPVVVSAHRETDRLRFVVEDQGTGIPRELLPRLGEPFFTTKPAGQGMGLGLFLTQTYAELCGGRLELSSEEGQGTRATLELPLRREPVHVTVTG